One region of Malania oleifera isolate guangnan ecotype guangnan chromosome 6, ASM2987363v1, whole genome shotgun sequence genomic DNA includes:
- the LOC131157113 gene encoding CBL-interacting serine/threonine-protein kinase 21 isoform X2, with product MGFVNNIGKYKLGRTIGEGNFAKVKLGLDTANGQYVAIKIIDKQMVIDNDLISQVQREIKTMKLLHHPNIVRIHEVLGTKTKIYIVMEHVSGGQLSDKMSYVKRFSEREARKHFQQLMDAVDYCHGKGVYHRDLKPENLLLDCRGALKVSDFGLSALRKPGDQLSTACGSPSYVAPELLSGKKYDGAAADVWSCGVILFELLAGYLPFDDRNLLKLYKKISTAEYACPPWFSEGSKKLIARVFDPDPRRRITICQIIENEWFQTNYEPAVGIECDGKINLDDVHAAFDSIEENATETKIPKPSNFINAFQLIAMSNDLDLSGLFEEKGDDKQKTRIGTKHTINETIMKIEEAAKDVRLSVERMNNSKMKMHQKQKMTRCCRSNVNLSAEVIEVAPTHCVVEISKSAGELGVYNEV from the exons ATGGGATTTGTAAATAACATAGGAAAGTATAAGCTGGGTCGTACAATTGGAGAAGGAAATTTCGCCAAGGTAAAGCTGGGGTTAGACACTGCTAATGGCCAGTATGTTGCAATCAAGATCATCGATAAGCAGATGGTCATTGATAACGACCTCATCTCTCAG GTACAGAGAGAAATAAAAACCATGAAGCTTCTGCATCACCCAAACATAGTTCGAATACATGAG GTTTTAGGAACAAAGACAAAAATTTACATTGTCATGGAGCACGTATCAGGAGGGCAGCTTTCGGACAAGATG TCCTATGTgaagaggtttagtgaaagggAGGCAAGAAAGCACTTTCAGCAATTGATGGATGCAGTGGATTATTGCCATGGAAAAGGAGTTTATCACCGAGATCTAAAG CCAGAGAACTTGCTTTTGGATTGTAGAGGAGCTTTGAAGGTGTCTGATTTTGGACTCAGCGCGTTGAGGAAG CCCGGGGACCAGCTGTCTACAGCATGCGGCTCTCCAAGCTATGTAGCACCAGAG CTGCTTTCTGGGAAGAAATACGATGGTGCGGCTGCAGATGTTTGGTCTTGTGGAGTAATACTTTTTGAATTACTTGCCGGATATCTACCATTTGACGACCGCAACTTACTGAAATTGTATAAGAAG ATATCAACAGCAGAATATGCATGTCCTCCATGGTTTTCAGAAGGCTCAAAGAAGCTGATTGCCAGAGTATTTGATCCAGATCCTAGACGG CGAATCACGATCTGTCAAATTATCGAAAATGAGTGGTTTCAAACAAATTATGAGCCTGCTGTGGGAATTGAATGTGATGGAAAAATCAATCTGGATGACGTTCATGCTGCTTTTGATTCAATTGAG GAAAATGCCACTGAAACCAAGATACCCAAACCCTCTAATTTCATCAACGCCTTCCAACTGATAGCAATGTCAAATGATCTTGATTTGTCGGGTCTCTTTGAAGAGAAG GGTGACGACAAACAGAAAACAAGAATCGGAACCAAGCATACAATTAACGAGACCATAATGAAAATTGAGGAAGCTGCAAAGGATGTCCGTCTCTCAGTTGAAAGGATGAACAACTCTAAG ATGAAAATGCATCAGAAACAGAAAATGACAAGATGCTGCAGATCAAATGTCAATCTATCAGCAGAG GTCATTGAGGTGGCTCCAACTCATTGTGTTGTGGAAATATCAAAATCTGCAGGGGAATTGGGAGTTTATAATGAGGTATAA
- the LOC131157113 gene encoding CBL-interacting serine/threonine-protein kinase 21 isoform X1, whose product MGFVNNIGKYKLGRTIGEGNFAKVKLGLDTANGQYVAIKIIDKQMVIDNDLISQVQREIKTMKLLHHPNIVRIHEVLGTKTKIYIVMEHVSGGQLSDKMSYVKRFSEREARKHFQQLMDAVDYCHGKGVYHRDLKPENLLLDCRGALKVSDFGLSALRKPGDQLSTACGSPSYVAPELLSGKKYDGAAADVWSCGVILFELLAGYLPFDDRNLLKLYKKISTAEYACPPWFSEGSKKLIARVFDPDPRRRITICQIIENEWFQTNYEPAVGIECDGKINLDDVHAAFDSIEENATETKIPKPSNFINAFQLIAMSNDLDLSGLFEEKGDDKQKTRIGTKHTINETIMKIEEAAKDVRLSVERMNNSKMKMHQKQKMTRCCRSNVNLSAEVIEVAPTHCVVEISKSAGELGVYNEFCNSLSGLLKEKSSIRLEGQETKEIHINNQERGCSEKKHDEDNTDRRATILVDNSPHLNMLQHSS is encoded by the exons ATGGGATTTGTAAATAACATAGGAAAGTATAAGCTGGGTCGTACAATTGGAGAAGGAAATTTCGCCAAGGTAAAGCTGGGGTTAGACACTGCTAATGGCCAGTATGTTGCAATCAAGATCATCGATAAGCAGATGGTCATTGATAACGACCTCATCTCTCAG GTACAGAGAGAAATAAAAACCATGAAGCTTCTGCATCACCCAAACATAGTTCGAATACATGAG GTTTTAGGAACAAAGACAAAAATTTACATTGTCATGGAGCACGTATCAGGAGGGCAGCTTTCGGACAAGATG TCCTATGTgaagaggtttagtgaaagggAGGCAAGAAAGCACTTTCAGCAATTGATGGATGCAGTGGATTATTGCCATGGAAAAGGAGTTTATCACCGAGATCTAAAG CCAGAGAACTTGCTTTTGGATTGTAGAGGAGCTTTGAAGGTGTCTGATTTTGGACTCAGCGCGTTGAGGAAG CCCGGGGACCAGCTGTCTACAGCATGCGGCTCTCCAAGCTATGTAGCACCAGAG CTGCTTTCTGGGAAGAAATACGATGGTGCGGCTGCAGATGTTTGGTCTTGTGGAGTAATACTTTTTGAATTACTTGCCGGATATCTACCATTTGACGACCGCAACTTACTGAAATTGTATAAGAAG ATATCAACAGCAGAATATGCATGTCCTCCATGGTTTTCAGAAGGCTCAAAGAAGCTGATTGCCAGAGTATTTGATCCAGATCCTAGACGG CGAATCACGATCTGTCAAATTATCGAAAATGAGTGGTTTCAAACAAATTATGAGCCTGCTGTGGGAATTGAATGTGATGGAAAAATCAATCTGGATGACGTTCATGCTGCTTTTGATTCAATTGAG GAAAATGCCACTGAAACCAAGATACCCAAACCCTCTAATTTCATCAACGCCTTCCAACTGATAGCAATGTCAAATGATCTTGATTTGTCGGGTCTCTTTGAAGAGAAG GGTGACGACAAACAGAAAACAAGAATCGGAACCAAGCATACAATTAACGAGACCATAATGAAAATTGAGGAAGCTGCAAAGGATGTCCGTCTCTCAGTTGAAAGGATGAACAACTCTAAG ATGAAAATGCATCAGAAACAGAAAATGACAAGATGCTGCAGATCAAATGTCAATCTATCAGCAGAG GTCATTGAGGTGGCTCCAACTCATTGTGTTGTGGAAATATCAAAATCTGCAGGGGAATTGGGAGTTTATAATGAG TTCTGCAATAGTCTATCGGGTCTGCTGAAAGAGAAATCAAGCATTCGATTAGAAGGACAAGAAACAAAGGAAATCCACATTAACAATCAAGAAAGAGGATG CTCTGAAAAGAAACATGATGAGGACAATACAGACCGAAGGGCTACTATTCTTGTTGACAACAGCCCACATCTCAACATGCTTCAACACAGTTCCTAA
- the LOC131157113 gene encoding CBL-interacting serine/threonine-protein kinase 21 isoform X3: MKFHEQPENLLLDCRGALKVSDFGLSALRKPGDQLSTACGSPSYVAPELLSGKKYDGAAADVWSCGVILFELLAGYLPFDDRNLLKLYKKISTAEYACPPWFSEGSKKLIARVFDPDPRRRITICQIIENEWFQTNYEPAVGIECDGKINLDDVHAAFDSIEENATETKIPKPSNFINAFQLIAMSNDLDLSGLFEEKGDDKQKTRIGTKHTINETIMKIEEAAKDVRLSVERMNNSKMKMHQKQKMTRCCRSNVNLSAEVIEVAPTHCVVEISKSAGELGVYNEFCNSLSGLLKEKSSIRLEGQETKEIHINNQERGCSEKKHDEDNTDRRATILVDNSPHLNMLQHSS; this comes from the exons ATGAAATTCCATGAACAGCCAGAGAACTTGCTTTTGGATTGTAGAGGAGCTTTGAAGGTGTCTGATTTTGGACTCAGCGCGTTGAGGAAG CCCGGGGACCAGCTGTCTACAGCATGCGGCTCTCCAAGCTATGTAGCACCAGAG CTGCTTTCTGGGAAGAAATACGATGGTGCGGCTGCAGATGTTTGGTCTTGTGGAGTAATACTTTTTGAATTACTTGCCGGATATCTACCATTTGACGACCGCAACTTACTGAAATTGTATAAGAAG ATATCAACAGCAGAATATGCATGTCCTCCATGGTTTTCAGAAGGCTCAAAGAAGCTGATTGCCAGAGTATTTGATCCAGATCCTAGACGG CGAATCACGATCTGTCAAATTATCGAAAATGAGTGGTTTCAAACAAATTATGAGCCTGCTGTGGGAATTGAATGTGATGGAAAAATCAATCTGGATGACGTTCATGCTGCTTTTGATTCAATTGAG GAAAATGCCACTGAAACCAAGATACCCAAACCCTCTAATTTCATCAACGCCTTCCAACTGATAGCAATGTCAAATGATCTTGATTTGTCGGGTCTCTTTGAAGAGAAG GGTGACGACAAACAGAAAACAAGAATCGGAACCAAGCATACAATTAACGAGACCATAATGAAAATTGAGGAAGCTGCAAAGGATGTCCGTCTCTCAGTTGAAAGGATGAACAACTCTAAG ATGAAAATGCATCAGAAACAGAAAATGACAAGATGCTGCAGATCAAATGTCAATCTATCAGCAGAG GTCATTGAGGTGGCTCCAACTCATTGTGTTGTGGAAATATCAAAATCTGCAGGGGAATTGGGAGTTTATAATGAG TTCTGCAATAGTCTATCGGGTCTGCTGAAAGAGAAATCAAGCATTCGATTAGAAGGACAAGAAACAAAGGAAATCCACATTAACAATCAAGAAAGAGGATG CTCTGAAAAGAAACATGATGAGGACAATACAGACCGAAGGGCTACTATTCTTGTTGACAACAGCCCACATCTCAACATGCTTCAACACAGTTCCTAA